TGCTTCGGCTGGACGCCGGCAGCACCTGGCTCACCGGCATCCTCCCGTCGGTCGCGATGCTGGGCGTGGGCGCCGGGCTCACCTTCATGCCGATCACCGCGACCGTCCTCGACGGCGTCCCCCACGAGTACGCCGGGTCGGCGTCGGGCCTGCTCCAGACCATGCAGCAGCTCGGCGGCGCGATCGGCCTGGCCGTGGTGGCCAGCGTGCTGGCGGCATTCCACGTCGACGGGGACTTCACCGCCGGCGGGCACGCCGGCATCGTGGCCGGCTTCGTCCTGTCGCTGCTCGCGTTCGTCAGCGCCCTGACGCTCGCGCGTCGGCGGTGATCCCGCGGACGGTGCGACTCAGGCCAGCGGGAGGTAGGGCGCGAGGTCGGTCCGCTCGCCGCTGGCCCTGAGCGCGCCGGACTCGGCCGCTTCGTGCCAGGTGATCGCCCCCGTGGCGAGCGCGAGCCAGGTCGCGGCATCGGTCTCGACGACGGCCCGCGGGGTGCCGCGCGTGTGCCGGCCACCCTCCACGGCCTGCACCGCGCCGTACGGCGGCACCCGGACCTCGACGGAGTAGCCGGGCGCGCGCCGCTCGAGGAGCCCGAGCGTGTCCTTGACCAGGACCTTGAGCTCGGCCCGCTGCGCGGTGCCGGCCCGCCACGCGGCCCACGCAGCGGAGAGCACCGCCGGGTCGACGGCTCGCTGACGGGGAGGCATGGGTCCATTCTCCCCGGCCCTCGCGAGCGCCACGCACCCGGTCAGTCGAAGCGGCCGGCCCGGCCCCTCTTGATCTCGCCGCGCTGCTTCTTGCCCGCGAGCCGGCGCTCCTGCGAGCCACGCGTCGGACGGGTGGGACGCCGCTTCGGGGGAGGCGGGGCCGACGCCTCGCGGAGGAGCTGGGCCAGGCGCTCCCGGGCGGCACGACGGTTGGCCAGCTGGTTGCGGTGCTCGCTGGCCGCGATGGTGAGGACGCCGTCGGCAAGCCGCGGCGCGAGGCGGGAGAGCAGGCGCTCGCGGAGGTGCTCCGGGACCGAGGGCGCCCGCGCCACGTCGTAGGAGAGCTCGACGCGGCTGTCCGTGGTGTTGACGCCCTGGCCGCCCGGTCCGGACGAGCGCGAGAACCGCTCGCTCAGCTCCGCCTCGGGTACGACGAAGCGTGACGTGACGACCAGGTCAGGCATGTCCGGCCTCGCCGTCCGGGAACACGCGCATGCCGAGCAGCGGCGAGAACCAGACGGGGGCGATGGCGACCACCGACAGCGCCACGCCCACCCACAGCGTCGGCACCAGCCCGATCCCGTCGGCGAGGACTCCCGCCAGCAGGGAGGAGATCGGCATGACACCCCACACGACGAAGCGTGCGGAGGCGTTCATGCGACCCAGCAGGCGGGGCGGGCAGACGCGCTGACGCATGCTCACCTGGGTGATGTTGTAGGCCAGGATGGCACCCGAGAGCAGGAACTCCGAGGCCACCATCAGCGCCAGCGCGAGCCAGAGCGGGAGC
The sequence above is a segment of the Nocardioides jiangxiensis genome. Coding sequences within it:
- the arfB gene encoding alternative ribosome rescue aminoacyl-tRNA hydrolase ArfB, which translates into the protein MPDLVVTSRFVVPEAELSERFSRSSGPGGQGVNTTDSRVELSYDVARAPSVPEHLRERLLSRLAPRLADGVLTIAASEHRNQLANRRAARERLAQLLREASAPPPPKRRPTRPTRGSQERRLAGKKQRGEIKRGRAGRFD
- a CDS encoding sterol carrier family protein, with amino-acid sequence MPPRQRAVDPAVLSAAWAAWRAGTAQRAELKVLVKDTLGLLERRAPGYSVEVRVPPYGAVQAVEGGRHTRGTPRAVVETDAATWLALATGAITWHEAAESGALRASGERTDLAPYLPLA